The nucleotide sequence CTCATTGGTGTATCTGTTAGAAAAACACATTGAGATCATTCTAAAGCTATTGCGCCATGCCTGAAACTTCACCATAATTGAGCAGCCATGAAAGAAGTACGCCTTATAAAACGAACTCATCCTGTATCGTATCAAGAACTCTTTGCAGAACAGCTCAGGGTGCATGAGGCGGTGCGGACGGGCGAAGCACCGAATACCTTGTTTCTCCTCGAACATAACCCTGTTATCACGCTGGGTCGCCGCGCACGTGTCGAACATATCCTCGCCGATAAAGAAACACTGGCAGCGGCGGGCGTCGATTGTGTGGAGACGGATCGCGGCGGCGATGTGACCTATCACGGTCCGGGACAGTTAGTCGCTTATCCCATTCTTAATCTGAACGAATGGCGCTTGTCCGTTGATTGGTATTTGCGCGCTCTCGAAGAAACACTGATCACGCTGCTCCACAGCTACGGCGTGACAGCGGAACGGATGGAGGGTTATACAGGCGTGTGGGTAGAGGGCGCTAAAGTTGCCGCCATCGGCGTGGGGGTGCGCCAATGGGTCACTTGGCACGGCATCGCCCTGAATGTTGCGCCCAATGAAGCACACTGGCAGCTCATCATCCCTTGCGGCATCAAAGATAAAGCAGTCACTACACTGTCACGGCTGCTCCAGCCTTGTCCGCCCATGGAAGAGGTTATGGACCGTTTCACGGTAGCTTTTGCGCAAGTTTTTCAATGCAAAGTAAACAGCCATGCGCCCTAACTCCACCATACCCAACCCTAGCCCGCAGACAGATAAAGAAGGGTGGCGCTCCAGCCTTGTCTTGCTTGCAATTTCCGGTATCGTTCTCTTCCTTGCTTTTTTACTTCGCAGTCCCTACATGGCCTTTGGTCTCTATGCCTTCTTGATCTTGGTGGTGAGCGCCTATGTCTCCTCCTCCT is from Candidatus Hydrogenedentota bacterium and encodes:
- the lipB gene encoding lipoyl(octanoyl) transferase LipB, whose protein sequence is MKEVRLIKRTHPVSYQELFAEQLRVHEAVRTGEAPNTLFLLEHNPVITLGRRARVEHILADKETLAAAGVDCVETDRGGDVTYHGPGQLVAYPILNLNEWRLSVDWYLRALEETLITLLHSYGVTAERMEGYTGVWVEGAKVAAIGVGVRQWVTWHGIALNVAPNEAHWQLIIPCGIKDKAVTTLSRLLQPCPPMEEVMDRFTVAFAQVFQCKVNSHAP